In Biomphalaria glabrata chromosome 11, xgBioGlab47.1, whole genome shotgun sequence, the following proteins share a genomic window:
- the LOC106067782 gene encoding uncharacterized protein LOC106067782 isoform X1: MTSVVTRLGTNFSRIIQQINCKQTVLSPNKTRVFIPGGFPYEAFNPRACITPWSLIKMVECARGASFSANFLNAQELYKNYFIFIVSTSTAVSPDLYDLSVTKGPLVQDVTLDYVGNTSFKLTTVMSIEGMKNPICENQTQSVFVNINTRKPAPPPEWWTQKYSLGLNNKEPLKLVHPEPPSGETIQKIHLEVPASDVDPYLHVNWSNYIKYFYESYIQYELRKKSLKDANHLFRNIKNFSVSYIHESNIGDKLSIKLWEDINAQNCYHFQLLKGQKVVNESSIEFFPVV, translated from the exons ATGACTTCAGTTGTAACTAGGCTTGGAACAAACTTTTCAAG GATTATCCAACAgatcaattgtaaacaaacagtTTTATCTCCAAATAAAACTAGAGTTTTCATACCTGGTGGCTTTCCTTATGAAGCCTTCAATCCTAGAG CATGCATCACTCCATGGAGCTTAATCAAAATGGTTGAGTGTGCCAGAGGCGCAAGCTTCTCTGCCAATTTTCTAAATGCCCAAGAACTTTATAAAAACTATTTCATCTTTATTGTCTCCACATCAACAGCAGTTTCCCCTGACCTGTACGACCTGTCTGTCACCAAAGGACCACTCGTGCAGGATGTAACTTTAGACTACGTAGGGAACACAAGCTTCAAACTAACAACAGTCATGAGCATCGAAGGCATGAAGAATCCAATCTGCGAAAACCAAACTCAGTCTGTTTTTGTGAACATCAACACAAGAAAACCTGCCCCGCCACCAGAATGGTGGACTCAAAAGTATTCCCTTGGTTTGAACAATAAAGAGCCCCTGAAATTAGTGCACCCAGAACCACCTTCAGGAGAAACGATTCAAAAGATTCATCTTGAGGTTCCAGCCAGTGATGTAGATCCCTACTTACATGTCAATTGGTCCAATTACATTAAATACTTCTACGAGTCTTACATTCAGTACgaactgagaaaaaaaagtttgaaagacGCCAATCATTTGTTCAGAAATATCAAAAACTTTTCGGTGTCGTACATTCATGAATCCAACATTGGGGATAAACTGAGCATCAAGTTATGGGAGGACATAAACGCTCAAAATTGTTATCATTTCCAATTGTTAAAAGGTCAAAAGGTTGTGAATGAAAGTAGTATAGAGTTTTTCCCAGTTGTATGA
- the LOC106067782 gene encoding uncharacterized protein LOC106067782 isoform X2 — protein sequence MIIQQINCKQTVLSPNKTRVFIPGGFPYEAFNPRACITPWSLIKMVECARGASFSANFLNAQELYKNYFIFIVSTSTAVSPDLYDLSVTKGPLVQDVTLDYVGNTSFKLTTVMSIEGMKNPICENQTQSVFVNINTRKPAPPPEWWTQKYSLGLNNKEPLKLVHPEPPSGETIQKIHLEVPASDVDPYLHVNWSNYIKYFYESYIQYELRKKSLKDANHLFRNIKNFSVSYIHESNIGDKLSIKLWEDINAQNCYHFQLLKGQKVVNESSIEFFPVV from the exons AT GATTATCCAACAgatcaattgtaaacaaacagtTTTATCTCCAAATAAAACTAGAGTTTTCATACCTGGTGGCTTTCCTTATGAAGCCTTCAATCCTAGAG CATGCATCACTCCATGGAGCTTAATCAAAATGGTTGAGTGTGCCAGAGGCGCAAGCTTCTCTGCCAATTTTCTAAATGCCCAAGAACTTTATAAAAACTATTTCATCTTTATTGTCTCCACATCAACAGCAGTTTCCCCTGACCTGTACGACCTGTCTGTCACCAAAGGACCACTCGTGCAGGATGTAACTTTAGACTACGTAGGGAACACAAGCTTCAAACTAACAACAGTCATGAGCATCGAAGGCATGAAGAATCCAATCTGCGAAAACCAAACTCAGTCTGTTTTTGTGAACATCAACACAAGAAAACCTGCCCCGCCACCAGAATGGTGGACTCAAAAGTATTCCCTTGGTTTGAACAATAAAGAGCCCCTGAAATTAGTGCACCCAGAACCACCTTCAGGAGAAACGATTCAAAAGATTCATCTTGAGGTTCCAGCCAGTGATGTAGATCCCTACTTACATGTCAATTGGTCCAATTACATTAAATACTTCTACGAGTCTTACATTCAGTACgaactgagaaaaaaaagtttgaaagacGCCAATCATTTGTTCAGAAATATCAAAAACTTTTCGGTGTCGTACATTCATGAATCCAACATTGGGGATAAACTGAGCATCAAGTTATGGGAGGACATAAACGCTCAAAATTGTTATCATTTCCAATTGTTAAAAGGTCAAAAGGTTGTGAATGAAAGTAGTATAGAGTTTTTCCCAGTTGTATGA
- the LOC106067782 gene encoding uncharacterized protein LOC106067782 isoform X3, with product MVECARGASFSANFLNAQELYKNYFIFIVSTSTAVSPDLYDLSVTKGPLVQDVTLDYVGNTSFKLTTVMSIEGMKNPICENQTQSVFVNINTRKPAPPPEWWTQKYSLGLNNKEPLKLVHPEPPSGETIQKIHLEVPASDVDPYLHVNWSNYIKYFYESYIQYELRKKSLKDANHLFRNIKNFSVSYIHESNIGDKLSIKLWEDINAQNCYHFQLLKGQKVVNESSIEFFPVV from the coding sequence ATGGTTGAGTGTGCCAGAGGCGCAAGCTTCTCTGCCAATTTTCTAAATGCCCAAGAACTTTATAAAAACTATTTCATCTTTATTGTCTCCACATCAACAGCAGTTTCCCCTGACCTGTACGACCTGTCTGTCACCAAAGGACCACTCGTGCAGGATGTAACTTTAGACTACGTAGGGAACACAAGCTTCAAACTAACAACAGTCATGAGCATCGAAGGCATGAAGAATCCAATCTGCGAAAACCAAACTCAGTCTGTTTTTGTGAACATCAACACAAGAAAACCTGCCCCGCCACCAGAATGGTGGACTCAAAAGTATTCCCTTGGTTTGAACAATAAAGAGCCCCTGAAATTAGTGCACCCAGAACCACCTTCAGGAGAAACGATTCAAAAGATTCATCTTGAGGTTCCAGCCAGTGATGTAGATCCCTACTTACATGTCAATTGGTCCAATTACATTAAATACTTCTACGAGTCTTACATTCAGTACgaactgagaaaaaaaagtttgaaagacGCCAATCATTTGTTCAGAAATATCAAAAACTTTTCGGTGTCGTACATTCATGAATCCAACATTGGGGATAAACTGAGCATCAAGTTATGGGAGGACATAAACGCTCAAAATTGTTATCATTTCCAATTGTTAAAAGGTCAAAAGGTTGTGAATGAAAGTAGTATAGAGTTTTTCCCAGTTGTATGA